ACCGGCAAGAAGATTGAAGCAACCGCAGCAACGGCAGTCAACTTTGTTGAAGTCGTATATGATTATAAGCCGCTAGTATCTGACAGGTTTTTTGGCGAAGTTGTGATACGATATCAAAGCGCCTTTGTGTCTCGTGAACGCGCAGATCATGCACTCAGAAATGCAAGTAGCATTCCCGCTTCCGAACTATGGACATGCAATCGCTACGCTACAGTGAGTTAACGATAGCAGACCCTTTTCGCAGCAGCGATGATCCGATCGCTGTCAATTAGGGCTGCTTTCTCCAGGTTGGCAGCATAAGGTAGCGGGACATCCTCGTTGGTTACGCGTGCGACTGGTGCGTCGAGATCGTCGAATCCTTCATCCATACAAATTGCCATGATCTCACTGGCAATTGAACAAGTCGGCCAGCCTTCTTCAGCAACGACCAGACGGTTAGTCTTTGCCAAGCTTTTGAGAACCGTTTCCGTGTCCAATGGACGCAGCGTGCGAAGATCAATCACTTCCGCATCAATCCCCTCACCTGCCAATGTATCTGCAGCTTCCAGTGCCAGTCCTACACCAATAGAGTAGCTTACAATGGTCACATCTGACCCTTCGCGCATGATACGCGCTTTGCCGATTGGCAATACATAGTCATCAATCTCGGGGAGTTCGAATGAACGTCCGTAAAGCAATTCATTCTCCAAAAACACAACCGGGTCTGGACAACGGATCGCAGCTTTCAACAGGCCTTTTGCATCGGCAGCATCATAGGGCGCTATGACGATCAGACCTGGGACACTGGCATACCATGGCCCATAATTTTGGCTATGCTGGGCACCCACCCGCGCAGCCGCGCCATTTGGCCCACGAAATACAATCGGGCAACGCATCTGGCCGCCAGACATGTAGTTGGTTTTAGCTGCAGAATTAATGATATGGTCAATCGCTTGCATGGCGAAATTGAACGTCATGAATTCTACGATCGGTTTCAACCCACCCATAGCAGCACCCGCACCAATGCCTGCAAAACCATGCTCTGTAATGGGCGTATCAATGACGCGCTTGCTGCCAAATTCATCCAGCAAGCCCTGGGTCACTTTGTAAGCGCCTTGGTACTCGGCAACCTCTTCACCCATGACAAACACGCTGTCATCGGCCCGCATCTCTTCGGCCATTGCGTCACGAAGCGCCTCGCGAACGGTAATGCTGATCATTGCTGTGCCTTCAGGGATGGCTGGATCTTCGGCACGAGATATTTCTATAGCGGGTGCAGTCTGTGGTTCTTTTGGAGATGGCTCCGGGGCCGGTTGGGCTTCCACTTTTGATACAGAATCCGTAACGGATGACGTACTTTCCTCTGCATCATCACCAATCAACTCGGCAATGACCGTGCCTACGGCCACTTCATCTGTTCCTTCGGCAACCAGAATCTTCGAAATTACGCCTTCATCTACGGCTTCAAATTCCATTGTCGCCTTATCTGTTTCAATCTCGGCCAATATATCGCCAGAGCTGACCTCATCACCCTCTTTGACCAACCATTTCGCAAGCGTCCCCTCTTCCATTGTCGGTGACAGCGCAGGCATTTTTAGTTCGATCGCCATCAATATTGCTCCACCAATACATCAGTATAAAGTTCCTCAGCAGCGGGTTCCGGCGATTCTTCGGCAAAATCTGCTGCCTCCATCACGGTCTTGCGCACCTTTTTGTCCAAGGCCTTCAAATCCTCTTCTTTGACGCCCTGCTTCATCAACATGGCTTTCACCTGTTCGATAGGATCTGATTTCTCACGAACGTCCTGCACTTCGTCGCGACTGCGATAGCGTGCCGGGTCGGACATGGAGTGGCCGCGATAGCGATAGGTTTTCAATTCCATCAATACCGGACCTTTGCCGCTGCGCACATATTTCAAGGCTTCTTCGACCGCGCCGCGGACTGCCAAAACATCCATGCCATCAACCTGTACGCCTGGAATGCGAAAGCTTTCACCACGGCGATACAATTGATCTTCGGATGACGAACGGTTGACGCTCGTGCCCATGGCATACTGGTTATTCTCGATCACAAAAATGACTGGAAGCTTCCAAAGCTCCGCCATGTTGAAGCTCTCGTAAACCTGCCCCTGATTCGATGCACCATCGCCAAAATAAGCCAGACAAACACCGCCATCTTCGCGATATTTATGTCCGAAGGCCAGACCGGTTCCCAGTGACACCTGTGCACCGACAATACCGTGGCCACCATAAAAGCCGTGCTCCACGGAGAACATGTGCATCGACCCGCCCTTACCCTTGGAAATACCAGACGCACGACCGGTCAGTTCAGCCATAACAACATTGGGATCAATACCGCAGGCCAGCATATGGCCATGATCACGATAACCGGTGATCACGCTGTCCTTGCCCGGTTCAATCGCAGATTGTAGGCCTGTGACTACAGCTTCCTGTCCGATATAGAGATGACAGAAACC
This DNA window, taken from Parasphingorhabdus litoris DSM 22379, encodes the following:
- a CDS encoding pyruvate dehydrogenase complex E1 component subunit beta, with the translated sequence MAIELKMPALSPTMEEGTLAKWLVKEGDEVSSGDILAEIETDKATMEFEAVDEGVISKILVAEGTDEVAVGTVIAELIGDDAEESTSSVTDSVSKVEAQPAPEPSPKEPQTAPAIEISRAEDPAIPEGTAMISITVREALRDAMAEEMRADDSVFVMGEEVAEYQGAYKVTQGLLDEFGSKRVIDTPITEHGFAGIGAGAAMGGLKPIVEFMTFNFAMQAIDHIINSAAKTNYMSGGQMRCPIVFRGPNGAAARVGAQHSQNYGPWYASVPGLIVIAPYDAADAKGLLKAAIRCPDPVVFLENELLYGRSFELPEIDDYVLPIGKARIMREGSDVTIVSYSIGVGLALEAADTLAGEGIDAEVIDLRTLRPLDTETVLKSLAKTNRLVVAEEGWPTCSIASEIMAICMDEGFDDLDAPVARVTNEDVPLPYAANLEKAALIDSDRIIAAAKRVCYR
- the pdhA gene encoding pyruvate dehydrogenase (acetyl-transferring) E1 component subunit alpha, which encodes MPALKTPIYKASKAELIDFYEQMLLIRRFEEKAGQLYGLGLIGGFCHLYIGQEAVVTGLQSAIEPGKDSVITGYRDHGHMLACGIDPNVVMAELTGRASGISKGKGGSMHMFSVEHGFYGGHGIVGAQVSLGTGLAFGHKYREDGGVCLAYFGDGASNQGQVYESFNMAELWKLPVIFVIENNQYAMGTSVNRSSSEDQLYRRGESFRIPGVQVDGMDVLAVRGAVEEALKYVRSGKGPVLMELKTYRYRGHSMSDPARYRSRDEVQDVREKSDPIEQVKAMLMKQGVKEEDLKALDKKVRKTVMEAADFAEESPEPAAEELYTDVLVEQY